One stretch of Streptomyces sp. NBC_00443 DNA includes these proteins:
- a CDS encoding AMP-binding protein — MTYADDHPTTSTTPSRHLVESTTVPALIEATASRFPHAVALVRGTRSHTYEELVEQFSATARALRTREVTPGDVVAVRGGRSPETVVAMLGVLRAGAVLVMIDVTQPEGRVCDVLERARPSLLVDTTDRTWDPGAGATPVVRLAELEQPAAGDVELPVVAAAADAYVCFTSGTTGEPRGVLGWHGALAHFCAWEQEALAIGAGDRVAQMAALTFDAVFKDLFPALIGGATVCLPPTDRPFVDLARVLEWLREDEVTVLQTVPSVLSTLLAEQPVGAGFPALRLICLSGEPLSGSLVNRWRNATGDAGTRFVNLYGTTEATILKSWYPVPGGEVPAGILPVGKAIDGAELLVVNNRGRRCGVGEPGHVLIRTPHLTRGSWRPAAGEASLFEVNPLNPDDPTDLVQRTGDLGRIGPQGDLEIHGRVDDQVKVLGVRVHPAEVGAVITRMPEVEDAAVVVRAGEAGPALVAYVVPTQGAGVDASAVRRHVAAAGSNAMVPAHVVLLERLPLTGHGKLDRSALPDPDDTAEPQPQEAADEGEWTETERRVAELWSEAFKKEITSRHANFFDLGGHSLMLARLLARIRRTFEIDLNLPTLFRSATIATLAQAVDGALREGARAEEEPAPVPVAREADQPLSPEQEGLWFLQQLDPHSSAYNMAGVFRLPTGLDEQAVRAAFFTVCRRHEALRLRFREVDGRPVQSVGEAAVDFTALPAVADRPSGLAALSEAAAAAFDLVAGPLVRVRTVRVGDDELLVGLTVHHLCCDGVSWGLVAQQVDELLAGTDRHTYLEGDTPRLQFGDYAAWRARRTTGERAEADLAYWRDLLADTPDPDVPWGRPLPGERPHQARVLRVPVAREVTDRLAELCAKSGATEYMAMMTVLAYALSRASAQDRVVIGSDSVGRDREEFEDVIGFFVRTHAYRFDMAGDPTFEEALGRVRSTLVEASGHRDVSYAQVVEAVAAARDGDRSPLFSVMLRMPPREELPREAALLRPVDVVADAGDGSGTAPTAKFDVTVVVRPGEAGTVLDFEYDADTVQAEFAAALGERFTRLLCFAAEQPTSPLAGVSRAGHPFSEPLPARDLVPVAERFRRRAAATPDAVAVSWAEGEVTYRQLAAAVAGAAQELQAGQRVGVLGGKSPATVAALVAALGAGATAVLLDDGLPGPRRASMVARASVRQVLLTEPSTATEVPGDATVRRLSFEALAKSADEALGPVPARPLEPAYVFFTSGTTGEAKAVVGSHRGLDHFIDWEAAEFGVHAGDRVAQLTTLSFDAVLRDVFVPLTQGATLCLPPTSALDDTARMVDWLARERVTVVHTTPSVVASWLRDTDRAIAPLTDLRLLCLAGEPLTGRLVQELRERLLGPDTEVVNFYGPTETTMIKTFHRVTAEQDAGPVPVGRPLPGAQAVVLGADGSVRGPGERGEIVIRTPYRTLGYLDDVRAASNFRPNPLSDDPDDLVYHTGDLAVVGAFGEIHVEGRSDDLLKVRGVRVHPAEVAAELTTHPQVRQVHVEADRQADGSLVAYVVRSPGSGLTTEELRRHARERLPLAVVPSLFLFVDRFALLANGKLDRSSLRGTSSPAAQERVAPRDDTESLISSMWSELLGHEDFGVTDDFFAVGGHSLLATILLTRIRKKTGLSLSLRTLLEGPRVDRLAASVRELREESDDQASELLLTLRQGVAGGPRLFLVHPIGGDVLCFRDVASALPSEFTVIGVRSPGLDGGTAFTSVQEMAASYLHEVLKVQPEGPYHFAGWSMGGAVAYEIARQLSFEGVRTASLVLLDSYAPGSKAFEHFAGPGADRVASFARDLERMTGERVDTALLSGERPAAGEEQESLRRRFTVFDANATALVDYRMRRARLRDTRLTLVLAGHQTRPEGTSPALGWEEALGTPVEIRTVPGADHFTLVQRSHAAATAGEIARAVVPGTAGQDEGRG; from the coding sequence ATGACGTACGCCGACGACCACCCCACCACGTCGACGACGCCGTCACGGCACCTGGTCGAGAGCACCACCGTCCCCGCCCTGATCGAGGCCACGGCCTCCCGGTTCCCGCACGCCGTCGCACTGGTCAGAGGCACTCGGTCCCACACGTACGAGGAGCTCGTGGAGCAGTTCTCCGCGACGGCTCGGGCGTTGCGGACACGGGAGGTGACCCCCGGGGACGTGGTGGCGGTCCGTGGTGGCCGGTCGCCGGAGACAGTCGTGGCCATGCTCGGTGTCCTGCGGGCCGGTGCGGTCCTGGTGATGATCGACGTCACCCAGCCGGAGGGCCGGGTGTGTGACGTGCTGGAACGGGCGCGCCCGTCGCTGCTCGTCGACACGACCGACCGGACGTGGGATCCGGGCGCCGGCGCCACGCCGGTGGTCCGGCTCGCCGAGCTGGAGCAGCCGGCGGCGGGGGACGTGGAGCTGCCCGTCGTGGCCGCCGCCGCGGACGCGTACGTGTGCTTCACGTCGGGCACCACCGGCGAGCCGCGCGGGGTCCTGGGCTGGCACGGGGCGCTCGCCCACTTCTGCGCCTGGGAACAGGAGGCCCTTGCCATCGGCGCGGGCGACCGCGTCGCCCAGATGGCCGCGCTGACCTTCGACGCGGTCTTCAAGGACTTGTTCCCGGCGCTCATCGGAGGCGCCACCGTGTGCCTCCCGCCGACCGACCGTCCCTTTGTCGATTTGGCACGAGTGCTCGAATGGCTGCGCGAGGACGAGGTGACCGTCCTCCAGACGGTGCCGAGCGTGTTGTCCACGCTGCTGGCCGAACAGCCCGTCGGTGCGGGCTTCCCGGCGCTGCGTCTGATCTGCCTTTCCGGCGAGCCGCTTTCGGGCAGCCTCGTCAACCGCTGGCGGAATGCGACCGGCGACGCGGGCACGCGGTTCGTCAACCTCTACGGGACGACCGAAGCCACCATCCTCAAGTCCTGGTACCCCGTTCCGGGCGGCGAGGTCCCGGCGGGCATCCTGCCCGTGGGCAAGGCCATCGACGGCGCCGAACTGCTCGTGGTCAACAACCGGGGCCGGCGGTGCGGCGTCGGTGAGCCCGGTCACGTGCTGATCCGCACCCCGCACCTCACCCGGGGCAGTTGGCGCCCGGCTGCGGGAGAGGCCTCGCTCTTCGAGGTGAACCCGCTCAACCCCGACGACCCCACCGACCTCGTGCAGCGCACCGGTGACCTGGGCCGCATCGGCCCCCAGGGCGACCTGGAGATCCACGGCCGGGTGGACGACCAGGTCAAGGTCCTCGGTGTCCGCGTCCACCCGGCTGAGGTCGGCGCGGTGATCACCCGCATGCCTGAGGTCGAGGACGCGGCCGTCGTGGTCCGCGCCGGGGAAGCCGGTCCCGCCCTCGTCGCCTATGTCGTGCCGACCCAGGGCGCGGGCGTGGACGCCTCCGCCGTGCGGCGGCACGTGGCCGCGGCCGGCTCCAACGCGATGGTCCCGGCCCACGTGGTCCTCCTGGAGCGGCTTCCGCTCACCGGCCACGGCAAGCTGGACCGGTCCGCGCTGCCCGACCCCGACGACACGGCGGAGCCGCAGCCGCAGGAGGCGGCGGACGAGGGCGAGTGGACCGAGACGGAGCGGCGCGTCGCCGAGCTGTGGTCCGAGGCGTTCAAGAAGGAGATCACCTCCCGGCACGCCAACTTCTTCGATCTCGGTGGCCACTCGCTGATGCTGGCCCGGCTCCTCGCCCGGATCCGCCGGACGTTCGAGATCGACCTGAATCTGCCGACCCTCTTCCGGTCGGCGACGATTGCCACACTCGCTCAGGCCGTGGACGGCGCGCTGCGGGAGGGCGCCCGGGCCGAGGAGGAACCGGCGCCCGTGCCCGTCGCGCGCGAGGCCGACCAGCCGCTCTCCCCCGAGCAAGAGGGCCTGTGGTTCCTCCAGCAGCTGGATCCCCACAGCTCCGCCTACAACATGGCCGGCGTGTTCCGGCTGCCCACCGGCCTCGACGAGCAGGCCGTACGCGCGGCCTTCTTCACGGTGTGCCGCCGTCACGAGGCGTTGCGGCTGCGCTTCCGCGAGGTCGACGGGCGCCCCGTGCAGTCCGTGGGTGAGGCCGCCGTCGACTTCACCGCCCTGCCGGCCGTGGCCGACCGGCCGTCGGGCCTGGCCGCGCTGTCCGAGGCGGCGGCCGCCGCCTTCGACCTGGTCGCCGGGCCGCTGGTGCGGGTCCGGACGGTCCGGGTCGGAGACGATGAGCTCCTCGTCGGCCTGACCGTCCATCACCTGTGCTGTGACGGTGTGTCGTGGGGCCTCGTCGCGCAGCAGGTCGACGAGCTGCTCGCCGGCACCGACCGGCACACGTACCTGGAGGGCGACACGCCCCGGCTCCAGTTCGGTGACTACGCGGCCTGGCGTGCCCGCCGGACGACCGGCGAGCGCGCCGAGGCCGACCTCGCCTACTGGCGCGACCTGCTCGCCGACACCCCCGACCCGGACGTGCCGTGGGGACGTCCCTTGCCCGGCGAACGGCCGCACCAGGCACGGGTGCTGCGGGTTCCGGTCGCCCGCGAGGTGACGGACCGCCTCGCCGAGCTGTGCGCGAAGTCCGGGGCCACCGAGTACATGGCCATGATGACCGTCCTCGCCTACGCCCTTTCCCGGGCGTCGGCACAGGACCGGGTCGTCATCGGCAGCGACAGCGTGGGCCGGGACCGCGAGGAGTTCGAGGACGTCATCGGGTTCTTCGTCCGGACACACGCCTATCGCTTCGACATGGCGGGCGACCCGACGTTCGAGGAGGCACTCGGCCGGGTCAGGTCGACGCTCGTCGAGGCGTCGGGGCACCGGGATGTCTCCTACGCGCAGGTCGTGGAGGCCGTCGCCGCCGCCCGAGACGGGGACCGCAGCCCGCTGTTCTCCGTGATGCTGCGGATGCCGCCGCGCGAGGAACTGCCGCGGGAGGCCGCCCTCCTGCGTCCCGTCGACGTGGTCGCCGACGCCGGTGACGGCTCCGGCACCGCGCCGACGGCCAAGTTCGACGTCACCGTGGTGGTGCGCCCCGGGGAGGCCGGCACCGTCCTGGACTTCGAGTACGACGCCGACACGGTCCAGGCCGAGTTCGCGGCCGCGCTCGGCGAGCGGTTCACGCGCCTGCTCTGCTTCGCCGCCGAGCAGCCGACGAGCCCGCTGGCCGGCGTCAGCCGCGCCGGCCATCCGTTCTCCGAGCCGCTTCCCGCGCGGGACCTCGTCCCCGTCGCCGAGCGGTTCCGGCGCCGGGCCGCGGCCACCCCGGACGCCGTCGCGGTCTCCTGGGCGGAAGGCGAGGTGACCTATCGTCAGCTCGCCGCCGCGGTGGCGGGCGCCGCGCAGGAGCTTCAGGCGGGGCAGCGCGTCGGTGTGCTGGGCGGCAAGTCCCCCGCCACCGTGGCCGCCCTCGTCGCCGCACTCGGCGCCGGCGCCACCGCCGTACTCCTGGACGATGGTCTGCCGGGACCGCGGCGCGCCTCCATGGTGGCCAGGGCCAGCGTCCGGCAGGTTCTGCTCACCGAGCCGTCGACCGCGACGGAGGTGCCGGGCGACGCCACCGTGCGACGCCTCTCCTTCGAGGCACTCGCCAAGAGCGCGGACGAGGCGCTCGGCCCCGTCCCCGCCCGGCCCCTGGAACCGGCGTACGTCTTCTTCACTTCCGGCACGACCGGCGAGGCCAAGGCGGTCGTCGGGTCGCACCGCGGCCTCGACCACTTCATCGACTGGGAGGCGGCGGAGTTCGGCGTGCACGCCGGGGACCGCGTGGCACAGCTCACCACGCTCTCCTTCGACGCGGTCCTGCGCGACGTCTTCGTGCCGCTCACCCAGGGAGCCACTCTGTGCCTGCCGCCGACGAGCGCCCTGGACGACACGGCGCGGATGGTGGACTGGCTGGCGCGCGAGCGCGTCACTGTCGTCCACACGACACCCAGCGTGGTGGCGTCGTGGCTGCGGGACACCGACCGGGCCATCGCGCCCCTCACCGACCTGCGGCTGCTCTGCCTCGCGGGCGAGCCCCTCACCGGCCGGCTCGTCCAGGAGCTGCGTGAGCGGCTGCTGGGCCCGGACACCGAGGTCGTCAACTTCTACGGGCCCACCGAGACGACCATGATCAAGACGTTCCACCGGGTGACGGCCGAGCAGGACGCGGGACCGGTGCCCGTCGGCCGCCCGCTGCCCGGTGCCCAGGCGGTCGTCCTCGGCGCGGACGGCTCCGTCCGCGGCCCCGGCGAACGCGGCGAGATCGTCATCCGGACGCCGTACCGGACCCTGGGCTACCTCGACGACGTCCGCGCGGCCTCGAACTTCCGCCCCAACCCACTGTCGGACGACCCGGACGACCTCGTCTACCACACGGGAGACCTCGCCGTGGTCGGCGCCTTCGGCGAGATCCACGTCGAGGGGCGCAGTGACGACCTGCTCAAAGTGCGCGGCGTCCGGGTGCACCCCGCGGAGGTTGCAGCCGAGCTGACGACCCATCCGCAGGTGCGCCAGGTCCACGTGGAGGCGGACAGGCAGGCGGACGGCTCGCTCGTCGCCTACGTCGTGCGCTCCCCGGGCTCCGGCCTGACCACGGAGGAACTTCGCCGGCACGCGCGCGAGCGGCTGCCGCTGGCCGTCGTCCCCTCGCTGTTCCTCTTCGTCGACCGGTTCGCCCTGCTGGCCAACGGCAAGCTGGACCGCTCCTCTCTCCGGGGCACCTCGTCTCCGGCCGCGCAGGAGCGTGTCGCGCCCCGGGACGACACCGAGTCCCTGATCTCGTCCATGTGGTCCGAGCTCCTCGGTCACGAGGACTTCGGCGTCACCGATGACTTCTTCGCGGTCGGCGGGCACTCTCTGCTCGCCACCATCCTGCTCACCCGGATCCGCAAGAAGACCGGCCTGTCGCTGTCGCTGCGCACGCTCCTTGAGGGGCCCCGCGTCGACCGTCTGGCCGCGTCGGTACGCGAGTTGCGGGAGGAGTCCGACGACCAGGCGAGCGAGCTGTTGCTGACCCTGCGCCAGGGGGTGGCGGGTGGACCGCGGTTGTTCCTCGTGCACCCGATCGGTGGCGACGTGCTGTGCTTCCGGGACGTTGCGTCGGCGCTGCCCTCCGAGTTCACGGTGATCGGGGTCCGCTCTCCCGGCCTGGACGGCGGCACCGCCTTCACCTCGGTCCAGGAGATGGCGGCCTCCTACCTCCACGAGGTGCTCAAGGTGCAGCCCGAGGGGCCGTACCACTTCGCCGGCTGGTCCATGGGTGGCGCTGTCGCTTACGAGATTGCACGCCAGCTGTCCTTCGAGGGGGTGCGCACCGCCTCCCTGGTGCTGCTGGACAGCTACGCGCCCGGCTCGAAGGCCTTCGAGCACTTCGCAGGACCCGGCGCCGACCGGGTGGCGTCCTTCGCTCGTGATCTGGAGCGCATGACCGGCGAGCGGGTCGACACCGCGCTGCTCAGCGGTGAGCGGCCGGCGGCCGGCGAGGAGCAGGAGTCGCTGCGCCGCAGATTCACGGTGTTCGACGCCAACGCCACCGCGCTCGTGGACTACCGGATGCGGCGCGCCCGCCTCAGGGACACCCGGCTCACGCTGGTGCTCGCCGGTCACCAGACGCGGCCGGAGGGGACGTCCCCGGCCCTCGGCTGGGAGGAGGCACTGGGCACGCCGGTGGAGATCCGGACCGTGCCCGGCGCCGACCACTTCACCCTGGTGCAGCGGTCCCATGCCGCCGCCACGGCTGGGGAGATCGCCCGCGCGGTCGTGCCGGGCACCGCCGGCCAGGACGAGGGGCGCGGATGA
- a CDS encoding amino acid adenylation domain-containing protein, which produces MRRTGPESLGAVLVEQFRRTPDARAASDDGQVLTYRELDARSAALAEALVAAGVGPDRVVALQLERSVDLAVAIVGVVRAGGAWLPLSTTDPDRRILGLLQDAAPAAVVTEESSRLWSLADGGVPRLTPRGHRAPGQAPPIDSAAPHHLAYVIYTSGSTGRPKGVMIEHAAIVNRLRWMQDRFGIGPGDVVAQKTPYTFDVSVWEFIWPLMTGAELAFAAPDGHRDPGYLARFLTERQVTVTHFVPSMLTEFLRQVRPGDCPRLRSVMVSGEALGPSLARRFFERLPQAELHNLYGPTEAAVDVTHWQCAANASPTAPVPIGHPITGIELLVVGEDGTQVPAGEVGELCIAGVGIARGYLNLPEVTAERFVPHPADPTRRMYRTGDLASRRPDGAYLYHGRNDRQVKIGGVRIELGEVEAALQSLPCVEECVVVTRVDGAGVARLDAAAVLVPGVPWTGWRDDLLGILPAGSVPAGLTPVDSLPKTAHGKADVAALRAILAERSDLSRQADADPLERLWSRVLGTTEPHFLHAGGTSLHAVRLLADVAEEFGSTLALSDFFAEPTLDRLRALVAAAGTVTKKVPSRVPRDGELPLNRYQERLWFLQELEPESTAMSAPTAFRITGVSGERVSEAFAALVRRHEVLRTTFRSADGEPRAVVGAEPPALEWTDGTDLSADPAAVRRLVAETAYEPFDLAAGPPLRAHGVSFGPADHLLVMVTHQIIADGWTWSLLTEELSRLLTEPDRGPEDAQLQIVDHAAWQRTQETRPEHRAAVQESLRHWRTVLANAPDGLDLPVDEPRGPSLSAPADSVALRWSPDFPARLKSLCREHGITEFMALLAGYTAWLARLSAHETVVVGTPMANRTPPWVADLAGYFVTTVPQRLEIDEDATVAQVLDRARTAVVAGQRHSVVPIERIVSEVGAARGADRLPVFQNLFVFQNMPAWQRQADGVTVRVHQFPPRHTHYDLKFEVFPLTEGYEARLVYARGRISAERAALMARQLASFVEAAVDKPDAYVDEIAL; this is translated from the coding sequence GTGCGTCGTACTGGTCCGGAGTCGTTGGGTGCGGTGCTGGTCGAGCAGTTCCGCCGGACACCCGACGCGCGTGCGGCCTCCGACGACGGACAGGTCCTGACGTACCGCGAACTCGACGCCCGCTCGGCCGCCCTGGCCGAGGCGCTCGTGGCGGCGGGAGTAGGGCCCGATCGGGTCGTGGCGCTCCAACTGGAGCGCTCGGTCGACCTGGCCGTGGCGATCGTCGGGGTCGTGCGAGCGGGCGGGGCATGGCTGCCGCTGTCCACCACCGACCCGGACCGGCGGATCCTCGGTCTGCTGCAGGACGCCGCGCCTGCGGCCGTCGTGACCGAGGAGTCGTCCCGGCTGTGGTCCCTCGCCGACGGCGGCGTGCCGCGCCTGACGCCCCGCGGTCACCGGGCGCCCGGCCAGGCGCCGCCGATCGACTCCGCTGCGCCCCACCACCTGGCCTACGTCATCTACACGTCCGGCTCCACGGGCCGCCCCAAGGGCGTGATGATCGAGCACGCCGCGATCGTCAACCGCCTGCGGTGGATGCAGGACCGCTTCGGTATCGGCCCCGGGGACGTGGTCGCACAGAAGACGCCGTACACCTTCGACGTCTCGGTGTGGGAGTTCATCTGGCCCCTGATGACCGGAGCGGAACTGGCCTTCGCCGCGCCCGACGGGCACCGGGACCCCGGCTACCTGGCACGGTTCCTGACGGAGCGCCAAGTGACCGTCACGCACTTCGTGCCGAGCATGCTCACGGAGTTCCTGCGCCAGGTGCGGCCCGGGGACTGCCCGCGGCTGCGCTCGGTCATGGTGAGCGGCGAGGCGCTCGGCCCGTCCCTGGCCCGGCGGTTCTTCGAGCGGCTGCCCCAGGCCGAACTCCACAACCTCTACGGCCCCACCGAGGCCGCCGTCGACGTCACCCACTGGCAGTGCGCCGCGAACGCATCGCCCACCGCACCGGTCCCCATCGGCCACCCCATCACCGGCATCGAGCTGCTCGTCGTCGGCGAGGACGGCACCCAGGTGCCAGCGGGCGAGGTCGGTGAGTTGTGCATCGCCGGCGTGGGCATCGCCCGTGGCTACCTCAACCTGCCCGAGGTCACGGCCGAGCGCTTCGTGCCGCACCCGGCCGACCCGACCCGCCGCATGTACCGCACAGGCGACCTGGCCAGTCGGCGTCCGGACGGGGCGTACCTCTACCACGGCCGCAACGACCGCCAGGTGAAGATCGGCGGCGTCCGTATCGAGCTGGGCGAGGTGGAAGCCGCCCTGCAGTCGCTGCCCTGTGTCGAGGAGTGCGTCGTGGTGACGCGCGTCGACGGGGCCGGCGTCGCACGCCTGGACGCCGCCGCCGTCCTGGTCCCCGGCGTGCCGTGGACCGGATGGCGTGATGACCTGCTGGGCATCCTGCCGGCCGGCTCGGTTCCGGCCGGCCTCACACCCGTGGACTCCCTGCCGAAGACCGCGCACGGCAAGGCCGACGTCGCGGCGCTGCGCGCGATCCTGGCGGAGCGGTCCGACCTGAGCAGGCAGGCCGACGCCGACCCTCTGGAACGCCTCTGGTCCAGGGTGCTCGGCACCACCGAGCCGCACTTCCTGCACGCGGGCGGCACGTCGCTGCACGCCGTGCGGCTCCTCGCCGACGTCGCTGAGGAGTTCGGCAGCACCCTCGCCCTGTCCGACTTCTTCGCGGAACCGACCCTTGACCGGCTGCGCGCCCTGGTCGCCGCCGCAGGCACGGTGACGAAGAAGGTGCCGTCGCGCGTGCCGCGCGATGGTGAGCTGCCCCTCAATCGCTACCAGGAACGCCTGTGGTTCCTCCAGGAGTTGGAGCCCGAAAGCACCGCGATGAGCGCCCCCACCGCGTTCCGGATCACCGGGGTGAGCGGCGAGCGGGTGTCGGAGGCATTCGCCGCTCTGGTGCGGCGGCACGAGGTGCTGCGGACGACGTTCCGCTCCGCGGACGGTGAGCCGCGGGCGGTCGTCGGCGCAGAACCCCCGGCCCTGGAGTGGACGGACGGGACCGACCTGTCCGCGGATCCCGCGGCCGTGCGCCGACTGGTGGCGGAGACGGCGTACGAGCCGTTCGACCTCGCCGCCGGACCGCCGCTGCGGGCCCACGGGGTCAGCTTCGGCCCAGCCGACCACCTGCTCGTGATGGTCACCCACCAGATCATCGCGGACGGCTGGACCTGGTCGCTGCTGACCGAGGAGCTCAGCCGGCTGCTGACCGAACCGGACCGCGGGCCCGAGGACGCACAGTTGCAGATCGTCGACCACGCGGCCTGGCAGCGTACGCAGGAGACCCGCCCGGAGCACCGGGCCGCCGTCCAGGAGTCGCTGCGGCACTGGCGCACCGTGCTGGCGAACGCGCCGGACGGGCTCGACCTGCCGGTGGACGAGCCCCGCGGCCCCTCCCTCAGCGCGCCCGCCGACAGCGTCGCGCTGCGTTGGTCGCCGGACTTCCCGGCCCGGCTGAAGAGCCTGTGCCGCGAGCACGGCATCACCGAGTTCATGGCCCTGCTCGCCGGCTACACGGCATGGCTGGCCCGGCTCTCCGCCCACGAGACCGTGGTCGTCGGCACGCCCATGGCGAACCGGACGCCGCCCTGGGTCGCCGACCTGGCCGGCTACTTCGTCACGACCGTCCCGCAGAGGCTGGAGATCGACGAGGACGCGACGGTCGCCCAGGTGCTGGACCGCGCCCGGACCGCCGTCGTGGCGGGCCAGCGGCACTCGGTGGTGCCCATCGAGCGCATCGTCTCCGAGGTCGGAGCGGCCCGGGGCGCCGACCGGCTGCCCGTCTTCCAGAACCTGTTCGTCTTCCAGAACATGCCGGCGTGGCAACGGCAGGCCGACGGCGTCACCGTGCGGGTCCACCAGTTCCCACCCCGGCACACGCACTACGACCTCAAGTTCGAGGTCTTCCCGCTCACCGAGGGCTACGAGGCCCGCCTCGTGTACGCCCGGGGCCGTATCTCGGCCGAGCGCGCCGCGCTCATGGCCCGCCAGCTCGCCTCCTTCGTCGAGGCCGCGGTGGACAAGCCCGACGCGTACGTCGACGAGATAGCCCTATGA
- the asnB gene encoding asparagine synthase (glutamine-hydrolyzing), translated as MLTFWRRAVPTLERVLTVCGLAGFVGPRRDSRAARETLDAMSAAIGHRGPDSTGFHVDETVAFAFTRLAINDLGAGDQPMYDESRRIVAMTTGEIYNYRELRDLLLDRGHTLRTRCDTEVIPHLYEEFGRDFVSRLDGQFAVVLYDHREQLFIGARDHFGVTPLFYAHQDGELVFGSEIKAMLKHPAVPRRVDLVGLDQVFTLPGLVSPRTMFEGVHSVPPGTAVEFRPGDRPKLWTYWDLAYPRTDDDFERHDESYYVRRVEDLLVRSVEKRLQSDVEVGLYLSGGLDSSLVGAIMRHLMPDAEIQSFAAAFPERELSESDYQRLMSGVLDTRHTERFVHGEEITSRLRTVVRHTECPLKESFNSAAHALSEAVHGAGVKVVLTGQGADELFGGYIGYRFDQVRRTQAAGGVTDLREARIREGLWGDENFFYERNDAGFRATKAGLYSAPVRERQGEIDCLGHSLVDRERLTGLHDLHRRSYLDLKLRLADHLLGDHGDRMVFANSVESRHPFLDRELVEFLATVPPELKLKGLEEKYLLKQVARDWIPRRIVDREKFGFTAPGSPHLIRQDDPAIEALLSRERIEADGYFDPDRVERLVREYGTPGFRINVPFETDLLMTVLTFNLLLDLYDLPAYSA; from the coding sequence ATGTTGACGTTTTGGCGTAGAGCCGTACCGACTCTGGAAAGGGTGTTGACGGTGTGTGGACTCGCGGGCTTCGTCGGGCCACGACGCGATTCTCGGGCGGCACGCGAGACACTCGACGCCATGAGCGCGGCCATCGGACACCGGGGACCGGACTCCACCGGATTCCATGTCGACGAGACCGTGGCGTTCGCGTTCACCCGGCTGGCGATCAACGACCTCGGGGCCGGCGACCAGCCGATGTACGACGAGAGCCGGCGGATCGTCGCCATGACCACCGGCGAGATCTACAACTACCGCGAACTGCGTGACCTCCTCCTCGACCGGGGCCACACCTTGCGCACGCGCTGCGACACCGAGGTGATCCCGCACCTCTACGAGGAGTTCGGCCGCGACTTCGTCAGCCGGCTCGACGGGCAGTTCGCGGTCGTTCTCTACGACCACCGCGAGCAGCTCTTCATCGGCGCCCGCGACCACTTCGGCGTCACGCCGCTGTTCTACGCCCACCAGGACGGCGAGTTGGTCTTCGGCTCCGAGATCAAGGCCATGCTGAAGCACCCCGCGGTGCCGCGCCGCGTCGACCTCGTCGGCCTGGACCAGGTGTTCACCCTGCCCGGTCTGGTGAGCCCGCGGACGATGTTCGAGGGCGTCCACAGCGTGCCGCCGGGCACCGCCGTCGAGTTCCGCCCCGGCGACCGGCCCAAGCTCTGGACGTACTGGGACCTCGCATACCCGCGCACCGACGACGACTTCGAACGCCACGACGAGTCGTACTACGTCCGCCGGGTCGAGGACCTGCTGGTCCGTTCGGTCGAGAAGCGTCTGCAGTCCGACGTGGAGGTCGGCCTGTACCTGAGCGGCGGCCTGGACTCCTCCCTGGTCGGCGCGATCATGCGGCATCTGATGCCGGACGCCGAGATCCAGTCGTTCGCGGCGGCCTTCCCCGAGCGGGAGCTCTCCGAGAGCGACTACCAGCGGCTGATGAGCGGTGTCCTCGACACGCGCCACACCGAGCGCTTCGTGCACGGCGAGGAGATAACCTCCCGGCTGCGCACGGTCGTACGGCACACCGAGTGCCCGCTGAAGGAGTCGTTCAACTCGGCCGCCCACGCGCTGTCCGAAGCCGTGCACGGCGCCGGGGTCAAGGTGGTGCTCACCGGACAGGGCGCGGACGAGCTGTTCGGCGGCTACATCGGCTACCGCTTCGACCAGGTCCGGCGCACCCAGGCCGCGGGCGGCGTCACCGACCTGCGGGAGGCCAGGATTCGCGAAGGTCTGTGGGGGGACGAGAACTTCTTCTACGAACGCAACGACGCCGGATTCCGGGCCACGAAGGCCGGGCTCTACTCGGCGCCGGTGCGCGAGCGGCAGGGCGAGATCGACTGCCTCGGCCACTCGTTGGTCGACCGCGAGCGCCTGACCGGCCTGCACGATCTGCACCGCCGTTCCTACCTCGACCTCAAACTCCGGCTGGCGGACCATCTGCTCGGGGACCACGGCGACCGCATGGTATTCGCCAACTCGGTGGAGTCCCGCCATCCGTTCCTCGACCGGGAGCTCGTCGAGTTCCTCGCGACCGTGCCGCCCGAGCTGAAGCTGAAGGGTCTTGAGGAGAAGTACCTCCTCAAGCAGGTCGCCCGGGACTGGATTCCGCGCCGGATCGTGGACCGCGAGAAGTTCGGCTTCACCGCGCCGGGCAGCCCGCACCTGATCCGGCAGGACGACCCCGCCATCGAGGCCCTGCTGTCCCGCGAACGCATCGAGGCAGACGGCTATTTCGATCCGGACCGCGTGGAGCGGCTCGTCCGTGAGTACGGCACGCCCGGGTTCCGCATCAACGTTCCCTTCGAGACCGACCTGTTGATGACCGTACTCACCTTCAACCTGCTCCTCGACCTTTACGACCTGCCCGCATACTCCGCCTGA